The Chitinophagaceae bacterium nucleotide sequence TTTAAGTGAAGAGTTTGATGACTATCCGTTGTGGGTGGCGCATTACCTGCGGCCTTCTGAACCACGCATCAGCAGGGACTGGCATTTTTGGCAGCATAGTGAAAGAGGCAGGGTGAATGGTATTTCCGGTAAGGTTGATTTCAATGTATTTAACGGCGACAGCACTGATTTTGCAAAGCTTCTGATGAAATAACTATTTTTGTAATTATTAAAATTAAAACACATGAAGAAATTGTTTGTAATCGCAACCTGTATTTTCCTGGTAAACATTGTTGGTGCTCAAAATAAAACGGCTAACAGTATTGACTATAAAACAGCAGTTGGTATAAAATTGTGGAGTGGTGCAGGTATAACATTGAAAACATTCATCAGTGAAAAAAATGCATTGGAGTTTATCGGTTACTTTGACCGCTATGGTACACGCATTACAGGTTTGTATGAAATACATGGCAATCTTACTACCGAGGGAGGGTTAAAATGGTATATTGGTGCAGGCGCACATGTGGGTTTATACAGGGAGTAACAGCAGTAGGTATTGATGGCGCAGTTGGTTTGGATTATAAATTCAGTAACCTGCCGGTGAACATTGCACTTGACTGGCAGCCCAGTCTTGAATTTGGGAGTGGCGATAGAAATGGGTTTCATGGTAACTGGGGCGGACTTGCTGTACGTTATACATTGTAAAAAATAATTCTGCAGAAAAGCTGTTGTACAATTTGTACAGCAGCTTTTTTATTTGCTTAATTTGTACACCTAAACGAATGTAGTATGAGTGGGATGGAACCTGAAGTGCAGGAATTTTTGAAACGGATTGCACAAACCGTATCAGTAAGTTTATTATTCTTTCTGTTGCACATGACCGTTGGTATTTATTTTAACTGGGCTTTTTTTGAAGGCAGCCCACGTATTGGTAATATCATTTACTATCTTGTTTTTCTTGCATCACTTGCCGGGTTGATTTATTTTTATTACAGGCTGTGGAAGGGGAAATTATAATTGTTTTAGCCAGCTGGATTATTTCTATTTGGCTTTCGTTGCGTCGCACACTTGTACGCTTTGTATTCTTATTCATTGCAAAAAATCGCATACATTGAAGAGCTGGCTTCTGCACTCAGGATTCAACTCTTTTAGCCTTTTTTCTTACGTAAAGCATACATAATTTTAAAATGACTAACCCAAATAACAAGTACAGCAATCCATTTAATAAAAAGTATAAATAAGGATGATCTTTGAATAAGTATCCTGGGATTTCAAAAAAACCTATATCAATATGCCAGCCTTTTTTTGAATTGCCTAGTAGAGTTAACCCATAAACCAGTAAAAGGCTTACCAGTGAATTTAACCAATGAAATCCATATTTGCGTATTTTATAACCTGAATAAATGGATACAATAATTAAAGTAATAACCCCGGCAAATCCTGACATAATAATGAGACTTGTAAAACTAACCAGATCAATCCCACTTACCTCCATTGATTCTTTTGGGTCAGAACTGACTAATGCATTAACAATTTTTATATCAGCAAGAAAAACTAATTTCTGAACAGCTAAGGATAATAATTTAAGAATAATACTAAGTAGCAATACTACAATAAGATTTAGTTTGTATTTACTAAATATAGTGAGCATCCAAATAAATTAGTTTTTATCTCCCGGATTCAAAATCACCGGCGTATTTCCCTTTCCCATAATTATAATCTTTGCATTGGGTGATTTGCTTAATTCAAGATTTGCTTTAATACTTTCATACTGCAATTGCCTGTCGGTTAAGCTTTCGCTGATGATGCGCTGGTAATCGGCAATACCCTGTGCTTCCACACGCTTACGTTCAGCTTCCTGTTTTTCTTTTTGTAATACAAACTGCATTTTCTGCGCATCCTGTTCAGCATTGATCTTTTGTTCAATGGTTGCTTTTACGCTGGCAGGTAAAGTAATATTGCGTACAAGCAGATTTTCAAGAAACAATCCTCTTTTTTTAAAATCATCTTCAATGTTTTTAAAAATGCGTGATTGAAATTCATCACGCTTGGTTGAATACAACGCTACTGCATCGTAATAAACAGCATTGTCCCTGATACGTGTACGGGTAAGCGGACGAACAATCTTGTTTTCATAATCTTCTCCTGTTTCTGAAATTAGCTTTGGAGCATCAACCGGAATTACACGATATAAGACAGACAGATCAATGGTTACTTCCAATCCATCAGCAGTAAGCACCCGGATAGCATCATCGCTTGCTTTATTTCCTTCGTCATGTACACCACTCATGGTATAGTTGAGCGTTTTCGTATCCATTTTAATTACTTCAACTAACGGATTCACAAAGTTCAATCCGCTTGGCAGAGTACGGCTCTGCACTTTCCCAAATAGTTTTTGAACTCCAACATATCCTGCATCAATCTGCACAATACAGGAAGTAAGAAGTCCTATCAGTATAACAACAAATCCAAGTGTGCGGATCAGTTTCCCGAATTTCTGAAGCGGACTGTCAGCTTTTGCCACAGCAAAGCCAACTGCAACGGCAATCAAACCAAGAATAAGGAGGAACATAGTATGAATATTTAGTGATATCGTGAAAGTGCAACAAGGTACAGGAAAGAAAATCAAAAAAACATGATCTTCAACTGCTGTGATCGGCAACAATCAACCACTGTCCTTTAATTTTTTTGAACAATAAGGTATAATGACCGCCAATATCACCATCCTTATCTCTTTTTAAATGCCATTTGCCAATTACATAGTATGCATCGGGAGCAAGTTTTGTGAGTTTCACAATATCAAAACTCAGTTCGCCCATGGCATCCATGTCGGGATAACTTTTGCGGTAGTTGGCCAGTGTTTGATCGTAGCCATAAGTAACACCGCTTTTGCCGATAAACATCAGCGAGTCGCTTTTCCAGTAACCATTCATTTATTATGAAATTACGCAAAAGCAGAAATGCTTTGCTGAAAAAGAAAAGCGGCTCATTGAGCCGCCTTTCTTTTTAATTGTTTCCCCATTTTTTCTTTTTGAGGAATTCAATACTTTTTTTAATAGATTGCTCTTCAGGCATGGTGTAAGCTTCCTGCTCAACAAATGCATATTTTAAGCCTGATAGTTTTTTCTCTGCAAAAATGGGAGCAAAGTCAATCGTACCATCGCCAACCTGTGTACTTTCCTTATCGCCTTTGGAATTGGTGGTCATATCTTTTACATGCCACATGGTAAATCGGCCGGGATATTTCTTAAACCAGTCAATTGGTTTTTCTCCGGCAAACACAACCCAGTAAAGATCAAACTCAAAATCAACCATACCCGGATCAGTTTGTGTTAACAGCAATTCTAAAAACTGTTTTCCTTCATCTACTTTCTTAAACTCAAAATCGTGGTTATGATAGGCCAGTTTCATTCCGGCAGCCTTTGTAAGCTCAGCAGTTTTATTGATTGCTTCAAGATATTTTTTAAATCCATCCCCATTCCTGTACTGATCATTTGTATACGGAACTGTTACATACTCATTACCCATAATGGTTGCAGCTTCTGTAATGGCTTTCCATGCATCTGTATTTCCATTAATCACTGAGTCAGGTATTCCGTAATGTCCGCTGGGCGATGTTAATTTGTTTGCATCAAACATGGCTTTAAATTCTGTTGGCGTTTTTCCAAAGAACGTTTTGCCATCAAATCCGTACAGTTCAATCTGGTTATAGCCTGCTTTGGATATATATTCAATTGTTGATGTAAGATTCTTGCTGACATCGTTGCGGACAGTATATAACTGAAGTCCGTATTTTTTTTCAGCTGCAGGATCAGCACAGGAAACCATAGGTAAGCCTGCCAGAGAAAAACCCGCTGTTAATGCTGCTGAGGTTCTTAAAAATTCTTTACGGTTGTAAGACATAATCGTTTGATATTTCATTCCGTCTGACGCCCTCATCTGACGGAATTGTTAGAATTGTTTATGCATCAAACGAGGGCGTCAGATGCGGCAGTTCATTTCTTATTCAGCCCATGCTTTATCTCCTTTTGCATAAGGGAATGCACCATCATATTTACCCGGTACAGGAATATGACGTAATGTTTCTGTCATTCCTGTTTTGGAAGTAAAGAAACCCATCAGTGTTAACTGCTTCATCATTGTATAATAATGGCTGGGCGATCCCTCAAACTCTGTTTGATCTTTCCAGGCAAGTGTACTGTTTTTCTTTTCATGTTCTTCACGCAGAGGCTTATCCGTTTCATTGCGTTTTTCATTGAATTCTTTTGCTTCTTTTTCAAGACTGATCAATAAATCATGCCGTTGTTCTGGAGTAGATTCCATAAATGATTTGCTGTGCATTTTGTTACAGGCCTCATCCAGAGCTTCAATACCTTTCATGAAAGCAGTCTGTTGTTTTTCTGTATAACAATCGGTCACCATTACTTTCATAAACTCACCAACCTGTGCTGCCTTTGCACCAGGTGTTGTTGTGGCGGGAATAATGGTTTCACTTACTTCATCAAGCAATGCAATATTGGAAGCGGTAAAACCTGCTTCAGCTTTCGTACCTGTTTTACAGCCATTCAAAAAAAAGCTGCCACCAATTACCGCTCCACCTGTAGCTAAAGCCACCATTTTTAAAAGCTCTCTGCGATCCATAGTATTTATTTTAAACGTTTAAAATTAATATCAAACAAATTCAATCTATCGGTTTTTCAAATTCTATATTCACATTGTAATCTCAAGATACCAAGCTCCCCTTTAGGGGTTGGGGGCTTAGATATTTCCTTTTTTTAATTCCTTCACTGCAAAGTCAGCAGCCCTTGCTGTTAATGCCATATAAGTTAAAGATGGGTTTACGCAGGATGAGCTTGTCATACATGCTCCATCTGTAACAAATACATTGGGAGCATCCCATACCTGGTTATTGCCATTCAATACAGAAGTTTTTGAATCATGGCCCATACGTGCAGTTCCCATTTCATGAATCCCATGCCCCATAGCATGACCTGAGTCATAGGTGTTAATATTTTTTACTCCACCTGCTTCAAGCATCGCTACTAGTTCTTCTTTTATGGCAGCACGCATTTTTATTTCATTTTCTTTCAGTTCTGCATCCATTGCCAGTACCGGTAATCCCCATTTATCTTTTACTGTTTTATCTAACGAAATTTTATTTTCATGATAAGGAAGTATTTCACCAAAGCCAGTTGCCCCCATTCTCCAACTGCCAGGTTCTGTTAATGTTTCTTTTAACTGATTGCCGATATTCATTTCTGCAATTTCTCTGCCCCACCCATGTCTGCCTGCACTGCCCTGGTATCCGAAACCTCTTAGAAAATCTCTTTTTTTATCGCCGGGAATATTGGCGAACCGTGTAATATAAAATCCGGCAGGACGACGGCCATATTCTGTTTTGTCTTCATAACCATCAATATCGCCGCCGGCACCAAGGTTATAATGATGATCCATTAAATTATGACCAAGTTCACCGCTGCTGCTGCCCAAACCACCCGGCCATATATCAGTGGCTGAATTAAATAACAACCAGGTTGAATTTAATGCCGAGGCGCAAACAAAAATTATTTTGGCTTTGTACTCGTAGGTTTTATTGTCCATTGTATCCAAAACTTCAACACCTGTTGCTTTCTTTTTGTCTTTATTGTACAGAATTTTTGTTACCAGTGATAAGGGTCGTACAGTGAGGTTGTTTGTTTTCATTGCTGCCGGAAGGGTAGAAGATTGTGTACTGAAATATCCTCCAAACGGACAGCCCTCCCAGCAACGGTTGCGGAACTGGCAATTGGTTCTTTCATTATGTGGCACGGTAATATTGGCTACACGACTGTTGATTAAATGACGTTCCCCTTTATAAAAGCTTTTAATCTTTGCGGCTACATCTTTCTCAATTAAATTTAATGGAACCGGTGGCATAAATTGTCCATCAGGTAAATAAGGCAATCCTTCCAATGAGCCACTGATGCCTGCAAATTTTTCTACATGATCATACCAGGGTGCAATGTCCTTATAGCGGATGGGCCAGTCAACACCAAAACCGTCTTTTGCATTGGCTTCGAAATCAAGATCGCTCCAGCGATAACTATGCCTGCCCCATAAAACAGAACGGCCTCCCATGCGGTAAACCCTCCACCAGGTAAATGGTTTTACTTCCGTATAAGGAGAATCTTTTTCATTGGCCCATGCATCCATCACTCTTTCATTCGCTGCCCATCCACGATGAATAACTTGATAATCCTGTTTTTGCTGTTGCGTTGTATCACCCCGGTGCTCAAATTCCCATGGCATTTTTTTGGCAGAGTTATAATCTTCGATGTGTTTATGTTCGGCACCACGCTCCAGCATCAATACCTTCAGCCCTTTTTCACAAAGTTCTTTTGCTGCCCAGCCGCCACTGATTCCGGAGCCTATAACAATTGCATCATATGTATTATCTGCCATGCTGAATAAATTGATTATTTACATGCTTAAAGATTTCCTTTCTTTAATTCCTTCACAGCAAAATCAGCAGCTCTTGCTGTTAATGCCATATAAGTTAAAGATGGATTTACACAGGAGGCACTGGTCATACATGCCCCATCAGTAACAAATACATTCGGTGCATCCCATACCTGGTTATTGCCATTCAGTACAGATGTTTTAGGGTCACGACCCATACGTGCAGTTCCCATTTCGTGTATACCCATACCAACTGCATATCCATCATCGTGTACTTTTACATCTTTAACTCCCGCAGCTTCCAGCATTTCTTTTGCATCGTTCATCATATCAATCCGCATCTTCTTTTCATTTTCTTTAATCTCTGCATTGAATGAAAGAACAGGAAGGCCCCATTTATCTTTTACATTTTTATCGAGTGTGATTTTATTATCATGATAGGGAAGCATTTCACCAAAACCGGTAATGTTAATTGACCAGTCATCATTTGGTTCACTCATTATTTCTTTCAGATTTGCTCCAATTGTTAATTCTGCCACATGCGATCCTCTGCCACGCCCGGCACCGCCCTGGTAACCAAAGCCACGCAGGTAATCTCTTTTGTCATCATAAACATTTCTGAAACGTGGAATATAAATACCGGTTGGTCGGCGTCCAAAGAGATACTTATCACTGAAACCCTCCACTTTACCACCGGCACCGCAACGGAAATGATGATCCATTACATTATGTCCAAGTTCACCACTGCTGCTCCCTAATCCGCCTTCCCAAACATCAGTAGCAGAATTCATTAATATCCATGATGAGTTTAATGCAGAAGCACAGACAAAAACAATCTTTGCTTTATACTCATAGGTTTTGTTTGATTCTGCATCAATGATTTCAACACCGGTTGCTTTCTTTTTGTCTTTATCGTATAAAATTTTTGTAACAATAGAAAACGGACGGAGTGTAAGATTTCCTGTTTTCATTGCAGCAGGTAAAGTAGCAGCCTGTGTACTGAAGTAACCACCAAACGGGCAGCCTCTTGCGCAACGGTTCCGGTATTGACAATTCGTTCTTTCGTGATGCGGCTGTGTAATATTTGCACTGCGGCCAATAATAAGATGACGCATTCCTTTATAATGTGCTTCCAGTCTTTTCTTTACTTCTTTCTCTGCACAGTTAAGTTCCATGGCCGGCATAAAATCTCCGTCTGGTAAAACATCCAAACCTTCTTTGCTCCCCTGTATACCTGCAAATTTTTCTGCATAACTATACCACGGAGCAAGTTCATCGTAACGGATGGGCCAGTCAACAGCAATGCCTTCTTTGGCATTGGCTTCAAAATCCCATTTGTTGAAACGGTAACTCTGTCTGCCCCACATCAATGAACGGCCGCCTACATGATAACCACGAAACCAGTCGAAACGTTTTTCTTCTGTATATGGATGGTCAATATCACTGCACCACCAGTCAAGGGTCATTTCATTTAATGGGTAATCCCTTTTCAGTTTGGGATAATCTTTAATCATTTGCTGTGTACGTCCGCCACGGTGTGGAAACTCCCATGCATCTTTAGTGGTACTTGTGTAATCAACAATATGTTTTACATCCTGACCACGTTCCAGCATAATTACTTTGAGACCTTTTTCTGTGAGTTCTTTGGCGGCCCAGCCCCCGCTGATTCCTGACCCAATTACAATGGCATCATATTCGTTAATCTCAGGCATACTAAAAATTTATAGTTTGAATTATTGTTTCTTGTTTGCGGCCTCTCCTCCCTTCCTCCTCTCCGGTAGAGAGGAGGTGGTGCAGTATTTCTTTATTCAACTTTTTATCTTCCTCATCAACTTAATTTCTTTCCTCATCTAATAACAACGATTATAAATCATGTTATTACTTACAACAAGAAAGGGCTGTGCCTGGCAAGTCCTCCTTTGGGGGATTTAGGGGGCCAGCCTTTTACACATCACACCTCTTCACCGCATCTTTCAACGCTGCAATCTTTTCTTCTTTTGTTTTTCCTGTTGGTATATATTCCTGTGCTACATATCCTTTATATCCTGTGGCAAGTATGGCTTTCATAATGGCAGGATAATAGAGTTCCTGTGTTTCATTGATTTCATGTCTACCCGGTACACCTGCTGTATGGTAATGACCAAAGTACTGGTGATTGTCAGTAATAGTTCGGATAATATCTCCTTCACTGATCTGCATATGATAGATATCATACAGAATTTTGAAGTTAGGCGAACCAAGACGTTTACAGAGTTCTATCGTCCATTTAGTATTATCAGCCATATAATCAGGATGATTCACTTTGCTGTTGAACACTTCTATCTGGATGATCACATTATGTTTTTCTGCAAGTGGTATAATCTGTTTCAATCCTTCCACACAATTCTGCAAACCTGTTTCATCATCCATTCCATTTTTATTTCCACTGAAGCAGATGAGGTTTTTATAACCCGCTGCGGCAACAAGAGGAATAGCTTCAGTAAAATCTTTAATTAGCTGCTCATGAAACTTTTTATTGTTCCAGCCTTCTGTTAAACTGATTTTACCTGCAGTGTAACACATAGAACAGGTGATGCCATGCTTTTGCACTGTTGGCCAGTCTTTTGGTGGAAGCAAATCAATGGCAGAAAACTTTAATTTTTTTACGACTTCACATAATTCATCTAATGAAATGAAATTATAGGTCCAGCTGCAAACAGAATGATTGATATTCCCTTTGAGTTTAAAATTTTCTTCCTGTATATGTTCAATTCCTGCAAACACGTTTCCTGTAGTTAAGGCAACAGAAGTTGCTGCCAGATTTTTTAATAATGTTCTTCTCGATGACTGTTGCGGCATAAAAGCAATATTTCAGATTGATTATAATTAAGCTGTTGTTAAGCTTGGCTTGCTTTTACCACGCATATAAAAATACAATCCTGCAAATGCAACTGTCAGGATGATGGGTATAACTAAAGTTGCATTGATAATTTCAGGGCCTGCAGTAACTTTTGCTGCTGCTAAATTGTTGGCCATTTCTGTACCGGGAGCAGCAGAAATATATTCTTTCAGTGATGCTCCTGTCGGTAGTTTCTTTTCTAATAAGCGATCGTAAAAGCTGCCCATGAACTGTGTATAGATCCACACAGCCAGCATACCTGCCCCTCCCATTAAGTTTAAACCAACAGCACCGGTTTTGGGTAAGTACTCTGATACAAAACCAAGCATGGTAGGCCAGAAATAACACACACCCAT carries:
- a CDS encoding TIM barrel protein — encoded protein: MPQQSSRRTLLKNLAATSVALTTGNVFAGIEHIQEENFKLKGNINHSVCSWTYNFISLDELCEVVKKLKFSAIDLLPPKDWPTVQKHGITCSMCYTAGKISLTEGWNNKKFHEQLIKDFTEAIPLVAAAGYKNLICFSGNKNGMDDETGLQNCVEGLKQIIPLAEKHNVIIQIEVFNSKVNHPDYMADNTKWTIELCKRLGSPNFKILYDIYHMQISEGDIIRTITDNHQYFGHYHTAGVPGRHEINETQELYYPAIMKAILATGYKGYVAQEYIPTGKTKEEKIAALKDAVKRCDV
- a CDS encoding prohibitin family protein, with amino-acid sequence MFLLILGLIAVAVGFAVAKADSPLQKFGKLIRTLGFVVILIGLLTSCIVQIDAGYVGVQKLFGKVQSRTLPSGLNFVNPLVEVIKMDTKTLNYTMSGVHDEGNKASDDAIRVLTADGLEVTIDLSVLYRVIPVDAPKLISETGEDYENKIVRPLTRTRIRDNAVYYDAVALYSTKRDEFQSRIFKNIEDDFKKRGLFLENLLVRNITLPASVKATIEQKINAEQDAQKMQFVLQKEKQEAERKRVEAQGIADYQRIISESLTDRQLQYESIKANLELSKSPNAKIIIMGKGNTPVILNPGDKN
- a CDS encoding GMC family oxidoreductase, whose product is MPEINEYDAIVIGSGISGGWAAKELTEKGLKVIMLERGQDVKHIVDYTSTTKDAWEFPHRGGRTQQMIKDYPKLKRDYPLNEMTLDWWCSDIDHPYTEEKRFDWFRGYHVGGRSLMWGRQSYRFNKWDFEANAKEGIAVDWPIRYDELAPWYSYAEKFAGIQGSKEGLDVLPDGDFMPAMELNCAEKEVKKRLEAHYKGMRHLIIGRSANITQPHHERTNCQYRNRCARGCPFGGYFSTQAATLPAAMKTGNLTLRPFSIVTKILYDKDKKKATGVEIIDAESNKTYEYKAKIVFVCASALNSSWILMNSATDVWEGGLGSSSGELGHNVMDHHFRCGAGGKVEGFSDKYLFGRRPTGIYIPRFRNVYDDKRDYLRGFGYQGGAGRGRGSHVAELTIGANLKEIMSEPNDDWSINITGFGEMLPYHDNKITLDKNVKDKWGLPVLSFNAEIKENEKKMRIDMMNDAKEMLEAAGVKDVKVHDDGYAVGMGIHEMGTARMGRDPKTSVLNGNNQVWDAPNVFVTDGACMTSASCVNPSLTYMALTARAADFAVKELKKGNL
- a CDS encoding gluconate 2-dehydrogenase subunit 3 family protein; translation: MDRRELLKMVALATGGAVIGGSFFLNGCKTGTKAEAGFTASNIALLDEVSETIIPATTTPGAKAAQVGEFMKVMVTDCYTEKQQTAFMKGIEALDEACNKMHSKSFMESTPEQRHDLLISLEKEAKEFNEKRNETDKPLREEHEKKNSTLAWKDQTEFEGSPSHYYTMMKQLTLMGFFTSKTGMTETLRHIPVPGKYDGAFPYAKGDKAWAE
- a CDS encoding sugar phosphate isomerase/epimerase produces the protein MRASDGMKYQTIMSYNRKEFLRTSAALTAGFSLAGLPMVSCADPAAEKKYGLQLYTVRNDVSKNLTSTIEYISKAGYNQIELYGFDGKTFFGKTPTEFKAMFDANKLTSPSGHYGIPDSVINGNTDAWKAITEAATIMGNEYVTVPYTNDQYRNGDGFKKYLEAINKTAELTKAAGMKLAYHNHDFEFKKVDEGKQFLELLLTQTDPGMVDFEFDLYWVVFAGEKPIDWFKKYPGRFTMWHVKDMTTNSKGDKESTQVGDGTIDFAPIFAEKKLSGLKYAFVEQEAYTMPEEQSIKKSIEFLKKKKWGNN
- a CDS encoding DUF4440 domain-containing protein, which produces MNGYWKSDSLMFIGKSGVTYGYDQTLANYRKSYPDMDAMGELSFDIVKLTKLAPDAYYVIGKWHLKRDKDGDIGGHYTLLFKKIKGQWLIVADHSS
- a CDS encoding GMC family oxidoreductase, coding for MADNTYDAIVIGSGISGGWAAKELCEKGLKVLMLERGAEHKHIEDYNSAKKMPWEFEHRGDTTQQQKQDYQVIHRGWAANERVMDAWANEKDSPYTEVKPFTWWRVYRMGGRSVLWGRHSYRWSDLDFEANAKDGFGVDWPIRYKDIAPWYDHVEKFAGISGSLEGLPYLPDGQFMPPVPLNLIEKDVAAKIKSFYKGERHLINSRVANITVPHNERTNCQFRNRCWEGCPFGGYFSTQSSTLPAAMKTNNLTVRPLSLVTKILYNKDKKKATGVEVLDTMDNKTYEYKAKIIFVCASALNSTWLLFNSATDIWPGGLGSSSGELGHNLMDHHYNLGAGGDIDGYEDKTEYGRRPAGFYITRFANIPGDKKRDFLRGFGYQGSAGRHGWGREIAEMNIGNQLKETLTEPGSWRMGATGFGEILPYHENKISLDKTVKDKWGLPVLAMDAELKENEIKMRAAIKEELVAMLEAGGVKNINTYDSGHAMGHGIHEMGTARMGHDSKTSVLNGNNQVWDAPNVFVTDGACMTSSSCVNPSLTYMALTARAADFAVKELKKGNI